A stretch of the Candidatus Babeliales bacterium genome encodes the following:
- a CDS encoding ABC transporter ATP-binding protein: protein MKRLVLISCVMMSLQANDTDWRKVVHEHQALEQKTVADWYMIGLGLYHLNRLPRALVAFERAARGADGQILRDSLYNIDIIKSELGQHIDRSWQGWYKRMMNECLVVIPRWVWQISALICALCLMLLLVFGWGGVVLRSGMIMVSLLSFFLAYFVYTREQSARAFVINDTTLYAGPASTYPQRCNVSAACELVLYQHEQGWYKVRAGDRSVRGWIEGRAIEVL, encoded by the coding sequence ATGAAACGACTTGTACTCATATCATGTGTAATGATGTCGCTGCAGGCGAATGATACTGATTGGCGCAAAGTTGTACATGAGCACCAGGCGTTGGAGCAGAAAACCGTTGCAGATTGGTATATGATTGGATTGGGCTTATATCACCTTAATCGACTGCCTCGTGCATTAGTTGCATTTGAGCGAGCCGCGCGTGGTGCCGACGGTCAGATCTTACGTGATAGTCTCTATAATATTGATATTATCAAGAGTGAATTGGGACAACACATTGATCGTTCATGGCAGGGTTGGTACAAGCGTATGATGAACGAATGTTTGGTGGTGATTCCGCGTTGGGTGTGGCAGATTAGTGCGCTTATATGTGCATTATGCTTGATGCTTTTGTTGGTCTTTGGTTGGGGTGGTGTAGTGCTTCGATCAGGAATGATTATGGTTTCATTGCTATCTTTTTTTCTTGCGTACTTTGTGTATACTCGCGAGCAAAGCGCGCGAGCATTTGTTATCAATGATACAACGTTATACGCTGGTCCTGCATCAACCTATCCGCAACGCTGTAATGTTTCTGCTGCGTGCGAACTCGTTCTTTATCAACATGAACAAGGATGGTATAAAGTGAGAGCGGGGGATAGGAGTGTCCGTGGTTGGATTGAAGGAAGAGCTATTGAAGTCCTATGA
- a CDS encoding rhodanese-like domain-containing protein, producing MKRLGILLASLSVILLGCAVGKTIYNDSYLVINVLDKKLFLDCHIKGSVSVPFDLVDDFATKVDKNVPVVFYCSNYSCTASGIARDRLKALGFTDVKAYEGGIAEWYQLGFPTEGPAQSGYLTGENERPLDYWDDADHITAETLHQHMVDYGLL from the coding sequence ATGAAGAGACTTGGCATTTTGCTAGCAAGCTTATCGGTTATTCTCCTGGGATGTGCTGTGGGGAAGACGATTTACAATGATTCCTATTTGGTCATTAATGTTCTAGATAAAAAGCTATTTCTTGATTGCCACATCAAAGGATCAGTCAGTGTCCCATTTGATTTGGTAGATGATTTTGCTACCAAAGTGGATAAAAATGTTCCTGTTGTGTTCTATTGTTCTAATTATTCCTGTACAGCAAGTGGTATAGCCAGAGATCGACTCAAGGCTCTTGGATTTACCGATGTAAAGGCATACGAGGGTGGAATTGCTGAGTGGTATCAGCTTGGTTTTCCAACTGAAGGGCCGGCACAGTCTGGTTATTTAACAGGGGAAAATGAGCGGCCGCTGGATTATTGGGATGATGCAGATCATATCACGGCAGAGACCCTGCACCAGCATATGGTCGACTATGGATTATTATAG
- the lepB gene encoding signal peptidase I, whose amino-acid sequence MLEALKAWLFTESKKERLKKEARELVVIIVIAFLIRTVIFGLYQVPTGSMETTMLVGERFFADKFTIMFSPPKNSEIITFNDPTYDYSSNSVVFLWQKYVWGPANWTKRVIGIPGDTVEGKIEDDKPVVYVNGKKLDEPYLNKYPLVPVSAYTWRSYDPKRPYYDQPFYNMDAFDVRRAQRYIKQVGMRTIKHPGTKIDAPGADTFKVVLGPDQYWVMGDNRLGSSDSRTWGILDGNLIHGKIKVCIFSVDSSESWWILDLLKHPIGFWSKVRWRRCLKVVS is encoded by the coding sequence ATGCTAGAAGCCCTTAAGGCATGGTTGTTTACTGAAAGCAAAAAAGAACGACTAAAAAAAGAAGCTCGTGAACTTGTTGTTATTATTGTTATTGCCTTCTTGATTCGAACTGTTATTTTTGGTCTTTATCAGGTGCCAACGGGTTCTATGGAAACAACCATGTTGGTCGGTGAGCGCTTTTTTGCTGATAAGTTTACTATCATGTTTTCTCCTCCTAAAAATAGCGAAATTATTACCTTTAATGATCCGACATATGATTATTCGTCAAATTCTGTTGTATTCCTTTGGCAAAAATATGTTTGGGGACCTGCGAACTGGACCAAGCGTGTCATTGGTATTCCTGGCGATACCGTAGAGGGTAAGATTGAAGATGATAAGCCAGTGGTCTACGTTAACGGAAAAAAATTAGACGAACCATATCTTAACAAATACCCTCTCGTTCCTGTCTCTGCATATACATGGCGTTCGTATGATCCTAAGCGGCCATATTATGATCAGCCATTTTATAATATGGATGCATTTGACGTACGGCGTGCACAACGATACATCAAACAGGTTGGCATGCGTACCATAAAGCATCCTGGAACAAAGATTGATGCGCCTGGGGCAGATACGTTCAAAGTAGTACTTGGACCCGATCAGTATTGGGTTATGGGCGATAATCGATTGGGCAGCTCTGATTCGCGGACATGGGGCATTCTAGATGGGAATCTCATACACGGAAAAATTAAAGTGTGCATTTTCTCAGTAGATAGTTCTGAATCCTGGTGGATACTTGATCTGTTAAAACACCCTATCGGATTTTGGTCTAAAGTGAGATGGCGGCGCTGTCTTAAGGTGGTTTCATAA
- a CDS encoding M23 family metallopeptidase, with protein sequence MRYDSAFSLKVITVFLLGTMASMSCLLVYSHGKLRQQMNRVMELQEEYHTYTVAFQKAIPEFARSRTPDELVPFIASDDEKKKEQPFLVVNREPAYLKESLEEYIRERNLGNLLVHLDAQNKKTSSRKRRSISKQHGSLLSRQLRSKKHTKQPRDIELSWPLDRSRFWISSFYGARRNPNRSWGFHYGIDMAAMKGTPVYAARSGVVIEAGVNKGYGKTVVVAHNKKYKTRYAHLHSITCRVGDRVQQGQTLGLVGDTGLVRKSGRLADHLHFEVYAHGKQVNPLHYLA encoded by the coding sequence ATGAGATATGATTCGGCCTTTTCGTTAAAAGTTATTACCGTTTTTCTTTTGGGTACGATGGCGTCGATGTCATGTTTATTGGTGTACTCGCATGGTAAATTACGACAACAGATGAACCGCGTAATGGAGCTTCAAGAAGAGTACCATACTTATACTGTTGCATTTCAAAAAGCGATTCCCGAATTTGCGCGGTCTCGTACTCCTGATGAGCTTGTCCCGTTTATTGCGAGTGACGATGAAAAAAAAAAAGAACAACCGTTCCTTGTTGTGAATCGTGAGCCAGCGTATCTCAAAGAGTCCCTAGAAGAGTATATTCGTGAGCGCAATCTGGGCAATTTGCTTGTTCATCTTGATGCACAGAATAAAAAAACTTCCTCTCGCAAACGTCGTTCTATCAGCAAACAGCATGGATCATTGTTATCGCGTCAATTGCGCTCCAAAAAACATACGAAACAGCCTCGTGATATTGAATTGTCATGGCCCCTGGATCGATCTAGGTTCTGGATAAGTTCGTTTTATGGTGCACGTCGCAATCCAAATCGCTCATGGGGTTTCCACTATGGAATTGATATGGCTGCGATGAAGGGAACGCCGGTGTATGCGGCACGGAGTGGTGTGGTGATTGAAGCTGGTGTGAATAAGGGATATGGAAAGACAGTTGTGGTTGCGCATAACAAAAAATACAAAACACGGTATGCACATTTACATAGTATTACGTGTCGCGTTGGTGATAGAGTACAACAGGGTCAAACATTGGGCCTTGTCGGAGACACGGGATTGGTTAGGAAGTCGGGTCGGCTTGCAGACCACTTACACTTTGAGGTGTATGCGCATGGTAAGCAGGTGAATCCATTGCATTATTTAGCATAA
- a CDS encoding VWA domain-containing protein, whose protein sequence is MVSCIGIVYTVVYNDIDTVYVMTLGNPLAVKFIFVFLFMLMLVWWRSVKRVRLARVLAHKKWQSLLLRGYSYKKDFFKSALLSVGIVCLFLVLLQPRWGKKDEHEQQHGRDLFIALDISRSMLAQDVKPNRLEAAKDKIRTLLKKLSCERVGLIVFSGSAFVQCPLTQDYAAFYMFLDSLDVETISSGTTALDAVLMKTIQLFESMSQRQNKLLVVLTDGEDFSSDLATVKQRASELGLRIFTLGIGTPEGAPVPVLDQSGKQVGVQKDSKGSIVISRLNEGILHTLAVDTGARYYRMSQSDSDILHLIADVERYEKELLDVNRVDALEDRYYYFAAISLVCFLIEWVV, encoded by the coding sequence ATGGTTAGTTGTATTGGCATTGTTTATACAGTTGTGTATAACGACATTGATACGGTTTATGTTATGACATTGGGTAATCCTCTTGCAGTAAAGTTTATTTTTGTCTTTCTATTTATGCTTATGCTTGTCTGGTGGCGCAGTGTCAAGCGTGTGCGTTTAGCCAGGGTATTAGCTCACAAAAAATGGCAATCACTGTTGTTGCGTGGTTATTCATATAAGAAGGATTTTTTTAAATCAGCATTATTATCGGTTGGTATTGTGTGTTTGTTTCTTGTTTTATTACAACCACGCTGGGGTAAAAAAGATGAGCATGAGCAACAGCATGGGCGTGATCTATTTATTGCATTGGATATTTCTCGGAGCATGCTTGCGCAGGATGTGAAGCCAAATCGTTTAGAAGCTGCAAAAGATAAGATAAGAACATTACTTAAAAAACTTTCGTGTGAACGTGTAGGGTTGATTGTGTTTTCAGGTTCTGCATTTGTGCAATGTCCACTGACACAAGATTATGCTGCGTTTTATATGTTTCTAGATTCACTTGACGTGGAAACAATTTCATCTGGAACAACTGCACTCGATGCGGTGCTTATGAAAACGATTCAGTTGTTTGAATCAATGTCGCAGCGTCAAAATAAATTATTGGTTGTGTTGACCGATGGTGAAGATTTTTCATCTGATTTGGCAACGGTTAAACAACGTGCAAGTGAGTTGGGGCTGCGCATTTTTACCTTGGGTATTGGTACACCTGAGGGTGCGCCAGTTCCTGTATTAGATCAATCTGGAAAACAAGTTGGTGTGCAAAAAGATAGTAAGGGTTCGATTGTTATTTCACGGTTAAATGAAGGAATACTTCACACTCTGGCCGTTGATACTGGAGCGCGGTATTACCGTATGAGCCAAAGCGATAGTGATATATTACATCTTATTGCAGATGTGGAACGGTATGAAAAAGAGCTCCTAGATGTTAATAGGGTTGATGCTCTCGAGGATCGTTATTATTATTTTGCAGCGATCAGTTTGGTTTGTTTTTTGATAGAATGGGTAGTATAG
- a CDS encoding BatD family protein: protein MVRRIGSLFLCMIASSFAGKPSVSLSLCDIHKQPLEQPAVGIPFYLVATVTSEQQIEEAPQIEGLEDFEQGSVHVASTLHVINGVTESTVSYYHTVRCDMQDTYTVGPAVLKLERQISTSEPLEITVGNTPVYDEPQMEQKARLELKAEKDSVFIGEPLKVTMSFCAAEGVQIIQALNADFPGWVIGAVDPSTTREFVRNRERVIEHTLELYQYTPGEHIVPSLSVPCAVPVKRHRMSFLFDDMFGQSKEQIIVQSNACPIRVKPLPSYDGVVHGIGHITRTELSCEHESAKVGEGIVVRLTVSGEGNVEGLEAPPLHLPQGLRYYDSTSSIMRHEYGWDKTFEYVVQASQEGVHGIPEQTYTFFDYTVGEYSTHPTLPHLLKITSALSQSGPVTLQSSSLVQDDPHGGKESLRPLPLHRESSRFAWWLIVLACCAIFGGGGGYGMWRLGRWYRRKYNRQLRYRFAYRRARRRFAVCARDRNPVALYKAWISLFADRCSVSEQEVSELFIEQCLRKIGMEDYLKSWRKDFLRYAEHAFSAKAYDEDLVRSSKVWLQRFEKRL from the coding sequence ATGGTCAGAAGAATTGGTAGCCTTTTTTTGTGTATGATTGCGAGCAGCTTTGCTGGGAAGCCATCGGTGTCACTCTCGTTGTGTGATATTCATAAACAACCGCTTGAGCAGCCAGCAGTTGGAATCCCATTTTATCTTGTGGCAACGGTGACCAGCGAGCAGCAAATTGAAGAAGCTCCACAGATTGAGGGGCTGGAGGACTTTGAGCAAGGATCAGTGCATGTTGCGTCAACACTTCATGTTATCAACGGCGTAACAGAAAGTACGGTGAGCTATTATCACACTGTTAGATGTGATATGCAGGATACGTATACAGTTGGGCCCGCTGTTCTCAAGCTGGAGAGACAGATAAGTACATCAGAGCCTCTTGAGATTACGGTGGGTAATACTCCTGTGTATGATGAACCACAAATGGAACAGAAGGCTAGACTCGAATTAAAAGCAGAAAAAGATTCGGTATTTATTGGTGAACCGCTTAAGGTTACGATGTCCTTTTGCGCTGCCGAAGGAGTGCAGATCATACAGGCGCTAAATGCTGATTTTCCTGGTTGGGTTATTGGTGCAGTTGATCCAAGTACAACAAGAGAATTTGTGCGTAACCGTGAGCGTGTTATTGAACATACACTTGAGTTATATCAGTATACACCTGGTGAGCACATTGTGCCTTCGCTGTCGGTACCGTGTGCGGTTCCAGTCAAACGTCATCGTATGAGTTTCTTATTTGATGACATGTTTGGGCAATCAAAAGAACAAATTATTGTGCAATCTAATGCCTGTCCTATCAGGGTAAAACCATTGCCTTCCTACGATGGAGTGGTACACGGTATTGGCCATATCACGCGAACTGAACTTTCTTGTGAACACGAGAGCGCCAAAGTGGGAGAGGGTATTGTTGTGAGGCTGACGGTCTCGGGAGAAGGAAATGTTGAAGGGCTTGAAGCTCCACCGCTACATTTGCCGCAAGGATTACGCTATTACGATTCCACATCATCAATAATGCGCCATGAATATGGGTGGGATAAAACGTTTGAGTATGTGGTTCAGGCTTCTCAAGAAGGAGTACATGGGATTCCTGAACAAACTTACACGTTCTTTGATTATACGGTGGGTGAGTATTCTACGCATCCGACATTACCACATTTGCTTAAAATTACTTCGGCCTTATCTCAGAGTGGACCTGTGACATTGCAGTCATCGTCATTAGTTCAGGATGATCCTCATGGTGGAAAGGAGTCGCTTCGACCACTACCATTACATCGTGAATCATCCCGATTTGCATGGTGGCTTATAGTACTTGCATGTTGCGCGATCTTTGGTGGAGGCGGTGGTTACGGTATGTGGCGGTTGGGACGATGGTATCGCCGTAAGTATAATAGGCAGTTGCGATATCGATTTGCCTATCGGCGTGCCAGGAGGCGGTTTGCCGTCTGTGCGCGTGATCGTAATCCGGTTGCACTCTACAAGGCATGGATCTCATTGTTTGCGGATCGTTGTAGTGTCTCTGAGCAGGAGGTGTCGGAATTATTTATTGAGCAGTGTTTGCGAAAAATTGGCATGGAGGATTACCTTAAATCATGGCGTAAAGATTTTCTTCGTTATGCAGAGCATGCGTTTAGTGCAAAAGCGTATGATGAAGATCTAGTGCGGTCGTCAAAGGTGTGGTTGCAAAGATTTGAGAAGCGATTATGA
- the lepB gene encoding signal peptidase I — MIQWLKKRNLDVVVEYIQALIVVLPVALLVRTFGYGLYQVPSSSMEPTMLVGERFFADKFSVLFQPVQRGDVITFNDPNFEYASSGMKLIVQKYLWGPRNLTKRVIGIPGDHVVGRIENGKPVIYLNGKHLDEPYVNTYPLMPIDPYRDTWRVYDPELALEEQPFYRFDTQQIESAKKWYENHGQEVVKRPDAPVVGERGTDEFDVWLGKGQYWVMGDNRLGSCDSRDWGVLDESLIHGKVIYRLWSVDSRASWWIFDLIHHPFSFWNSVRWNRSFKKL, encoded by the coding sequence GTGATTCAGTGGTTAAAAAAAAGAAATTTGGATGTTGTTGTTGAATATATTCAGGCGTTAATTGTTGTTTTGCCGGTTGCATTACTTGTTCGTACATTTGGCTATGGTTTATATCAGGTACCAAGTAGCTCGATGGAGCCGACCATGTTGGTTGGTGAGAGATTCTTTGCTGATAAATTTAGTGTGCTTTTTCAGCCGGTACAGCGAGGTGATGTCATTACATTTAACGATCCTAATTTTGAATATGCATCGTCTGGAATGAAGCTTATTGTGCAGAAATATTTGTGGGGCCCGCGTAATTTAACAAAGCGTGTGATTGGTATTCCCGGGGACCATGTTGTTGGAAGAATTGAAAACGGAAAGCCGGTTATTTATCTGAATGGGAAACATTTGGATGAGCCGTATGTGAATACGTATCCACTTATGCCTATTGATCCGTATCGTGATACGTGGCGAGTGTATGATCCCGAATTGGCACTGGAAGAGCAACCATTTTATCGTTTTGATACTCAGCAGATTGAAAGCGCAAAAAAATGGTATGAAAATCATGGGCAGGAGGTTGTCAAACGTCCTGATGCACCAGTCGTTGGGGAGAGAGGGACGGATGAGTTTGATGTCTGGCTTGGTAAAGGGCAATATTGGGTAATGGGTGATAATCGTTTAGGAAGCTGTGATTCTCGTGATTGGGGCGTCTTGGATGAATCCTTGATTCATGGTAAGGTTATCTACCGTCTCTGGTCTGTTGATAGTCGCGCATCATGGTGGATCTTTGATTTGATTCACCATCCTTTTTCTTTTTGGAACTCGGTGCGCTGGAATCGTTCGTTTAAAAAACTATAA
- a CDS encoding HU family DNA-binding protein produces MNKAMVVEKMARLTKTSKTNCKDCLEAFIEVVGGALKTNKQVVLTGFGTFTNIKRKARTGVNPATGKKMTIPAKKVPKFKPGKALRGKVR; encoded by the coding sequence ATGAACAAAGCAATGGTAGTCGAAAAGATGGCTCGCTTGACCAAGACTTCCAAAACAAACTGTAAAGATTGTTTGGAAGCGTTCATCGAAGTCGTCGGCGGCGCTCTAAAAACCAACAAGCAAGTGGTTCTTACAGGTTTCGGGACGTTTACCAACATCAAGAGAAAAGCACGCACGGGTGTAAATCCAGCAACAGGTAAAAAGATGACCATCCCTGCGAAGAAGGTTCCTAAGTTCAAACCAGGTAAAGCCCTTCGTGGTAAGGTGCGCTAG